From a region of the Mesomycoplasma ovipneumoniae ATCC 29419 genome:
- a CDS encoding P110/LppT family adhesin N-terminal domain encodes MLNKENKSKSIKTIISTGFSITAILTTIVAVPIGLTIFERSYSSQIFGNVDKNEVVNLKTQSTFSEEDFINALNNLKLHDQYKNLSAKTALALAKNPSYAFNFLNAYDFSPITKHNFRVVLDIEKASPSGTEVKNVVVYAHSDQFKLTYSKQTDLKGFAQSDKADGDLVGFQIDLEKSKLELTGTKSSNLVASEVAFKLDNDFQAFYKRTRSKSQAFSDALFQNGLAYNLVNTLGLPSILEKGYVLAPKTVENQKAKQEKIVMVGDSDTKRVDSLMKVENLVFKNLNDQAGTLSISFELKDPSGKLIKEFDFPILGIKKLSDDVKAVEQKILSQFSDFVQLKPLVQIALVKDNLSLAQIVYKTDNNPVNLATVLSKITQNSQQNGRQSQVSTQLFQDSGQNSQANNAKVDINRQDLSAFFNSKSEKFQVPGLDGYFVKINSIKLAENLTQAQKDKLVQENKVSFEVDFQIEKQLNIEAPYLESEFVKSNYPKVLESSLASLGKGNDSKFVLVDLGSSKSNVEVQLDYDENQRKVLNAVLKQNSEVDFTNLDKIDPKDPKFANFNPLAKTFEFKENPNGPKLTLEYVKSLVLEVVEDAKKQKTFTEVAKKLFILDLGMEPESASALQKYIDLNKPRFEPASKDTGSEKPKEGEKKPEAETGTTSGSQPAESQPPAPATPPAPASPPAAAPAAATSTSGAQTTTFQDDPAKTKDDSTTKTETNEVSTFKGLGVELWAFLQKSNYSALGQTDYQAEVVTKSNSQIDVILSFGKTETEQKDSNPKAIFSITQLENDADYDVLRSYNPTVFFDFRQNQKTDGSDKITKIQPLNRGDVTIDLENDKENVATKDGLLVKKAVEIKEVPTSPGQENAAETTEASTTVATTETPTPTPTPEPKKQILESGVIFLAFQPRNINNDKKHYLIASEDGKGIFIKKTKLGDGKTEKFVLGLDENPGYTSSDGSKKVDSIVALISGADGEADTRLQFKEPSSASSSGGGSGSGSTAEAENIVQLIFGFAPPNPFRQTNVNKEEADDFDFIKDGDLMFLTLIKNQNKWTIWLTSTKAKNPYSQRISSSLDLSFSRVDHAKNLTWTHLGPKVETSSTTSGETQTQTNTAQTASPTQILFKGFAVYDSPTLATNVETVSTLNNLFIKKFIK; translated from the coding sequence ATGTTAAATAAAGAAAATAAATCAAAAAGTATAAAAACAATAATTTCAACAGGTTTTTCGATCACCGCAATTCTTACAACAATCGTTGCAGTTCCTATTGGTTTAACAATTTTTGAGCGTTCATATAGTTCACAAATTTTTGGAAACGTTGATAAAAATGAAGTTGTCAATTTAAAAACTCAGTCTACCTTTAGCGAAGAAGATTTTATTAATGCCCTTAATAATCTAAAATTACACGACCAGTATAAAAATTTATCAGCAAAAACAGCACTTGCATTGGCTAAAAATCCTTCATATGCATTTAATTTTTTAAATGCATATGACTTTAGTCCAATAACTAAACACAATTTTCGGGTAGTTTTAGACATTGAAAAAGCAAGTCCTTCTGGCACTGAAGTAAAAAATGTTGTAGTTTATGCTCATTCAGACCAATTCAAACTTACTTATTCAAAACAAACTGACCTCAAAGGTTTTGCCCAAAGCGATAAGGCTGATGGTGATTTAGTTGGATTCCAAATTGATCTTGAAAAGTCAAAACTAGAACTTACAGGTACAAAAAGTTCCAATTTAGTAGCCTCAGAAGTTGCTTTTAAACTTGATAATGACTTTCAAGCTTTTTATAAAAGAACACGTTCAAAATCACAAGCTTTTTCTGATGCTTTATTCCAAAATGGACTGGCTTATAATTTAGTTAATACTTTAGGTCTACCTTCAATTTTGGAAAAAGGTTATGTTTTAGCACCAAAAACAGTTGAAAACCAAAAAGCTAAACAAGAAAAAATAGTTATGGTTGGCGATTCAGATACCAAAAGAGTTGACAGTCTAATGAAAGTTGAAAACTTAGTTTTCAAAAATCTTAACGATCAAGCCGGAACTCTTTCAATTTCTTTTGAACTAAAAGATCCATCTGGCAAACTTATCAAAGAATTTGACTTTCCAATTTTAGGAATTAAAAAATTAAGCGATGATGTAAAAGCTGTTGAGCAAAAAATTCTTTCACAATTTAGCGATTTTGTTCAATTGAAACCACTGGTTCAAATTGCACTTGTTAAAGATAATCTAAGTTTGGCCCAAATCGTCTACAAAACTGATAATAACCCCGTTAATCTCGCCACAGTCTTGAGCAAAATTACGCAAAACTCACAACAAAATGGACGACAGAGCCAAGTTTCGACCCAACTTTTCCAAGATTCAGGCCAAAATTCACAAGCTAATAATGCAAAAGTTGACATAAACCGCCAAGATTTAAGTGCTTTTTTCAATTCAAAGTCTGAAAAATTCCAAGTTCCTGGACTTGATGGTTATTTTGTTAAAATTAATAGCATTAAATTAGCAGAAAATTTAACCCAAGCGCAAAAAGATAAACTTGTACAAGAAAATAAAGTTTCTTTTGAGGTTGATTTTCAAATAGAAAAACAACTAAATATTGAAGCACCTTACCTTGAAAGTGAATTTGTTAAGTCAAATTATCCGAAAGTTCTTGAATCTTCGCTTGCTAGTTTAGGAAAAGGAAATGATTCTAAATTTGTTTTAGTTGATCTTGGTTCTTCAAAATCTAATGTTGAAGTTCAACTTGATTATGATGAAAATCAACGAAAAGTTTTAAATGCCGTTTTAAAACAAAATTCAGAAGTTGACTTTACAAATTTAGACAAAATTGATCCTAAAGATCCAAAGTTTGCAAACTTTAATCCACTGGCTAAAACTTTTGAATTCAAAGAAAATCCTAATGGTCCAAAATTAACTTTAGAATATGTTAAATCTCTAGTGTTAGAAGTTGTTGAAGATGCTAAAAAACAAAAAACTTTTACCGAAGTAGCTAAAAAACTTTTCATTTTAGATTTAGGAATGGAACCTGAAAGTGCCAGTGCTCTTCAAAAATATATAGATCTAAACAAACCAAGATTTGAGCCTGCTTCTAAAGACACTGGTAGCGAAAAACCAAAAGAAGGTGAGAAAAAACCAGAAGCAGAAACAGGCACAACGTCCGGAAGCCAACCAGCAGAATCTCAACCGCCAGCTCCGGCTACACCTCCTGCTCCTGCTTCACCACCTGCTGCCGCCCCTGCCGCCGCTACCTCAACCTCTGGAGCCCAAACAACAACATTCCAAGACGATCCTGCTAAAACTAAAGATGATTCAACTACTAAAACTGAAACAAATGAAGTTTCAACTTTTAAAGGTTTAGGTGTTGAACTTTGAGCATTTTTACAAAAATCTAATTATTCTGCACTTGGTCAAACTGATTATCAAGCAGAAGTAGTTACAAAATCTAATAGTCAAATTGATGTAATTCTTAGTTTTGGAAAAACTGAAACAGAGCAAAAAGATTCAAATCCTAAAGCTATTTTCTCAATTACACAATTAGAAAATGATGCTGATTATGATGTTCTAAGAAGTTATAATCCAACCGTATTTTTTGATTTTCGTCAAAATCAAAAAACAGATGGAAGTGACAAAATTACAAAAATACAACCACTTAACCGTGGTGATGTAACAATTGATCTTGAAAATGATAAAGAAAATGTTGCGACTAAAGATGGATTATTAGTAAAAAAAGCTGTTGAAATTAAAGAGGTTCCTACAAGTCCAGGTCAGGAAAATGCAGCTGAAACGACAGAAGCAAGTACAACAGTAGCAACTACTGAAACACCAACACCAACACCTACTCCTGAACCTAAAAAACAAATTCTTGAATCTGGAGTAATATTTTTAGCTTTCCAACCGCGTAATATTAACAATGATAAAAAACATTATTTAATTGCATCTGAAGACGGTAAAGGTATTTTTATTAAGAAAACCAAATTAGGCGACGGAAAAACTGAGAAATTTGTTTTAGGACTTGATGAAAATCCGGGTTATACTTCTTCTGATGGAAGTAAAAAAGTTGACTCAATTGTTGCTTTAATTTCCGGTGCTGATGGAGAAGCTGATACAAGACTCCAATTTAAAGAACCAAGTTCAGCTTCTAGTTCTGGTGGTGGTTCAGGTAGTGGGTCTACCGCTGAGGCAGAAAATATAGTTCAACTAATTTTTGGATTTGCTCCACCAAATCCTTTCAGACAAACTAATGTAAATAAGGAAGAAGCTGATGACTTTGACTTTATTAAAGATGGAGATTTAATGTTCCTAACTTTAATAAAAAATCAAAATAAATGGACAATTTGACTTACTTCAACGAAAGCAAAAAATCCTTATAGTCAAAGAATTTCTAGTTCTTTAGACCTAAGTTTTTCACGTGTTGATCACGCTAAAAATTTAACCTGAACTCATTTAGGTCCTAAAGTTGAAACAAGTTCAACCACATCCGGAGAAACTCAAACTCAAACTAACACTGCTCAAACTGCATCTCCAACTCAAATCTTGTTCAAAGGTTTTGCAGTTTATGACTCACCTACTTTAGCAACAAATGTTGAAACAGTTTCAACCTTAAATAATCTTTTTATTAAAAAATTCATTAAATAA
- the nrdF gene encoding class 1b ribonucleoside-diphosphate reductase subunit beta — MSQENNNSKIKQKNDYYNLSVSPLEYAYNNFSGKMRSVNWNVINDPKDLEVWTRVVQNFWIPEKIPLSNDLESWRSLSPEWQQLVTRTFTGLTLLDTIQATIGDVAQIGHSLTDHEQVIYANFAFMVGVHARSYGSIFSTFCSSEEIEEAHNWVINNEKLQKRARILIPFYVGKDPLKSKVAAALMPGFLLYGGFYLPFYLSSRSKLPNTSDIIRLILRDKVIHNYYSGYKYQRKVEKLSPEKQKEMKDFVFDLLYKLIDLEKDYLYDLYSEVGIAESAIKFSLYNAGKFLQNLGYDSPFTKEETEIEPEVFSQLSARADENHDFFSGNGSSYVMALAEETEDEDWEF; from the coding sequence ATGAGTCAAGAAAACAACAATTCAAAAATTAAACAAAAAAATGATTACTATAACCTTTCAGTTTCGCCTCTGGAATATGCCTATAACAATTTTTCGGGCAAAATGCGGTCAGTAAACTGAAATGTCATCAATGATCCTAAAGATTTAGAAGTTTGAACCCGTGTAGTTCAAAATTTCTGAATTCCAGAAAAAATTCCGCTTTCAAACGATTTAGAATCATGAAGAAGTCTGTCACCAGAATGACAACAACTTGTAACCCGAACTTTTACAGGTCTAACTTTGCTTGATACAATTCAAGCAACAATTGGTGATGTAGCCCAAATTGGTCATTCTCTGACCGATCACGAGCAAGTTATATATGCTAATTTTGCCTTTATGGTGGGAGTTCATGCTCGTTCTTATGGTTCGATTTTTTCAACTTTTTGTTCAAGCGAGGAAATCGAAGAGGCACACAATTGAGTAATAAATAATGAAAAATTACAAAAAAGAGCAAGAATCCTAATCCCTTTTTATGTTGGAAAAGATCCTTTAAAATCAAAAGTTGCTGCCGCACTAATGCCTGGTTTTCTACTTTATGGCGGTTTTTATCTCCCTTTTTACCTTTCTTCAAGATCAAAACTGCCAAATACTTCTGATATAATTCGTTTAATTTTACGCGACAAAGTGATCCACAATTATTATTCAGGCTATAAATATCAAAGAAAAGTTGAAAAACTAAGTCCTGAAAAACAAAAAGAAATGAAAGACTTTGTTTTTGATTTACTTTATAAATTAATCGACTTAGAAAAAGATTATTTATATGACTTATATTCTGAAGTTGGAATTGCTGAATCTGCAATAAAATTTAGTCTTTATAATGCTGGCAAATTTTTACAAAATTTAGGATATGACTCACCTTTTACAAAAGAAGAAACTGAAATTGAACCTGAAGTTTTTAGTCAATTATCAGCTCGGGCAGACGAGAATCATGATTTTTTCTCAGGAAATGGTTCTTCTTATGTAATGGCCCTTGCTGAAGAAACTGAAGATGAAGACTGGGAGTTTTAA
- the nrdI gene encoding class Ib ribonucleoside-diphosphate reductase assembly flavoprotein NrdI, producing the protein MENNKKPYELGDYSKPKGEIFLVYFSSISNNTHRFIEKLGFKNQRIPIDLDSQIEVNQDYVLFCPTYSGGKGETSGSVPKPVIKFLNNEQNRKFCKGVIASGNTNFGDTYALAGPVLSKKLNVPFLYHFELLGTSDDVINVKTILNNFWEK; encoded by the coding sequence ATGGAAAATAACAAAAAACCCTATGAATTAGGTGATTATTCTAAACCTAAAGGTGAAATTTTTCTTGTTTATTTCTCTTCAATTTCTAATAATACTCACCGTTTTATTGAAAAGCTTGGCTTTAAAAATCAAAGAATTCCAATTGATCTTGACTCGCAAATTGAAGTCAATCAAGATTATGTACTTTTTTGTCCTACTTACAGCGGCGGAAAAGGTGAAACAAGCGGTTCGGTGCCAAAACCGGTAATAAAATTTTTAAATAATGAACAAAACCGTAAATTTTGTAAAGGAGTTATTGCCTCTGGAAACACTAATTTTGGCGATACATATGCTCTTGCTGGCCCGGTTTTGTCAAAAAAATTGAATGTCCCTTTTTTATATCACTTTGAGCTCTTAGGGACTTCTGACGATGTTATTAATGTTAAGACAATATTAAATAATTTTTGGGAAAAATAA
- the nrdE gene encoding class 1b ribonucleoside-diphosphate reductase subunit alpha, which translates to MKTHDKNHAFSSSSSESYISLNAKAKLFSKNPDAYKFDILAGQKYISEHIEPRFKVFNSFKDRINFLLSQNYYDPAVINQYSFEQLEELNQKAWSYNHFFPSFMGAFKFYSSYALKSDDNLTYLEHFPDRALLNSLFLANGNFEDAREILEQIMLGRFQPATPTFLNAGKLRRGEFVSCYLIRVEDNMESISRAITTSLQLSKRGGGVSVLLTNLRELGAPIKNIENQATGVIPVMKILEDSFSYANQLGQRQGAGAVYLNVHHPDILSFLDTKRENADEKIRIKSLSLGVIIPNITLTLAKNNEQMALFSVYDTEKFYKKPFSDISITQEYYKMLDNPKIKKTFISARKLFQTIAELQFESGYPYILFEDTVNDANAHPDRVVMSNLCSEITQPSTPSSYFPDLSFKEIGQDICCNLGSLNIDKAMESGRDFQKMVHYSIVGLDSVSRNSDLSVAPSIQKGNNLNHAIGLGAMNLHGFLAKNQIMYDSEEALDFTNIFFYCLAFSAFKSSLELAKKFGPFAGFEKTTFASGKYFEKYTKVDKSTFVPKTARIQQLFEDYQVEIPSQQDWIELVEQIKTHGIANSHLMAIAPTGSISYLNSCTPSLQPVVAPVEVRKEGKLGRIYVPSYQLGPKTYDFYQKGAYELGPIPIINMVAEAQKHVDQSISMTLFLTDKATTRDLNKAYIHAFKKGCKSIYYVRIRQDVLEDSENYEFCESCAV; encoded by the coding sequence ATGAAAACACACGACAAAAATCATGCTTTTAGTTCTAGTAGTTCTGAAAGTTATATTAGCCTAAATGCAAAGGCCAAATTATTTTCAAAAAATCCAGATGCATATAAATTTGATATTTTAGCCGGGCAAAAATATATTTCTGAACATATTGAGCCTCGATTTAAAGTATTTAATTCATTCAAAGACCGAATTAATTTTTTGCTTAGCCAAAATTATTATGACCCTGCAGTCATAAATCAGTACTCATTTGAACAACTTGAGGAATTAAATCAAAAAGCTTGAAGTTACAATCATTTTTTCCCTTCATTTATGGGTGCTTTTAAATTTTATTCTTCATATGCCCTAAAATCTGATGATAATCTAACATATTTAGAACATTTTCCTGACCGAGCTTTGTTAAATAGTTTATTTTTGGCTAACGGAAATTTTGAAGACGCCAGAGAAATTCTTGAGCAAATAATGTTAGGCAGATTTCAACCAGCTACCCCAACTTTTTTAAATGCAGGAAAACTAAGAAGAGGAGAGTTTGTTTCTTGCTATTTGATTAGAGTTGAAGACAATATGGAATCAATTTCGCGGGCAATTACAACTTCTTTGCAACTTTCAAAGCGTGGTGGCGGAGTTAGTGTTTTGCTGACAAATTTACGTGAACTAGGGGCGCCAATTAAAAACATTGAAAATCAAGCAACAGGTGTAATTCCTGTCATGAAAATACTTGAAGACTCTTTTTCCTATGCAAACCAACTTGGTCAACGTCAAGGTGCTGGTGCTGTTTATTTAAATGTTCACCATCCTGATATTCTGTCTTTCCTTGATACAAAAAGGGAAAATGCTGATGAAAAAATCAGAATAAAATCGCTGTCTTTAGGCGTTATAATCCCAAATATAACACTGACCTTGGCTAAAAACAACGAACAAATGGCACTTTTTTCTGTCTATGACACCGAAAAATTTTACAAAAAACCTTTTAGTGACATTTCAATCACCCAAGAATACTACAAAATGCTAGATAATCCCAAAATTAAAAAAACCTTTATTTCAGCAAGAAAATTATTTCAAACAATTGCTGAACTACAATTTGAAAGCGGTTATCCTTATATTTTATTTGAAGACACTGTTAATGATGCAAATGCTCATCCTGATCGGGTTGTAATGTCAAATTTATGTTCAGAAATTACTCAACCTTCAACTCCAAGTTCTTATTTTCCTGACTTAAGTTTTAAAGAAATTGGCCAAGATATCTGTTGTAATTTAGGTTCACTAAATATTGACAAAGCCATGGAATCAGGTAGAGATTTTCAAAAAATGGTTCACTATTCAATCGTCGGACTTGATAGTGTCTCAAGAAATTCTGATCTTTCAGTTGCCCCTTCAATTCAAAAAGGGAATAATTTAAACCACGCAATTGGACTTGGAGCTATGAATTTACACGGTTTTTTGGCCAAAAACCAAATAATGTATGACTCAGAAGAAGCTCTTGACTTTACAAATATTTTCTTTTATTGTCTAGCATTTTCTGCTTTTAAGTCTTCTTTAGAATTGGCAAAAAAATTTGGGCCTTTTGCTGGTTTTGAAAAAACCACATTTGCCAGCGGCAAATATTTTGAAAAATATACAAAAGTTGATAAGTCCACTTTTGTACCAAAAACCGCTAGAATTCAGCAACTTTTTGAAGACTATCAAGTTGAAATTCCCTCTCAACAAGACTGAATTGAACTTGTCGAGCAAATTAAAACTCACGGAATTGCAAATTCACATTTAATGGCAATTGCTCCAACTGGGTCAATTTCTTATCTTAATTCTTGTACTCCTTCATTGCAGCCGGTTGTTGCCCCTGTTGAAGTTAGAAAAGAAGGGAAATTAGGGCGAATTTATGTTCCTTCATATCAATTAGGACCAAAAACATATGACTTTTATCAAAAAGGAGCATACGAACTTGGACCAATTCCAATTATTAACATGGTCGCCGAGGCCCAAAAACACGTGGACCAGTCAATTTCAATGACATTATTTTTAACTGACAAAGCAACAACTCGCGACTTAAATAAAGCATATATTCATGCCTTTAAAAAAGGTTGCAAGTCAATTTATTATGTAAGAATTCGCCAAGATGTCCTTGAAGATTCAGAAAACTATGAATTTTGCGAGTCTTGTGCCGTTTAA
- a CDS encoding dUTP diphosphatase: MIVDLKLIFEKQKILDKLFAEYSYGNDLITKVDHQWQDKVIIAAIVEIAEFANEIESFKYWKINKKSNFDKTIEEFVDAIHFLVSAGIHFQSQQVFETKFVENEDINEQFKKVFILASEFLHKKEKETLVNLFEYFLGFIEILNWNIDQVTQAYLEKYNKNLERIKNQY, encoded by the coding sequence ATGATTGTTGATTTAAAACTAATTTTTGAAAAACAAAAAATTTTAGATAAACTTTTTGCTGAATATAGTTATGGTAATGATTTAATTACAAAGGTTGATCACCAATGGCAAGATAAGGTAATAATTGCTGCGATAGTCGAAATTGCTGAATTTGCAAATGAAATTGAAAGCTTTAAATATTGAAAAATTAACAAAAAGTCTAATTTTGATAAAACTATCGAAGAATTTGTTGATGCAATTCATTTTCTTGTTTCAGCCGGAATTCACTTTCAGAGCCAACAAGTTTTTGAAACAAAATTTGTTGAGAACGAAGATATTAACGAACAATTTAAAAAAGTCTTTATTTTAGCCTCTGAGTTTTTGCATAAAAAGGAAAAAGAAACTCTTGTGAATTTGTTTGAATATTTCCTTGGCTTTATTGAAATTTTGAACTGAAATATTGATCAAGTAACTCAAGCTTATTTGGAAAAGTACAATAAAAATCTTGAAAGAATTAAAAATCAATATTAA
- a CDS encoding NADH-dependent flavin oxidoreductase, whose amino-acid sequence MKNKLFKPYQIGNFTLKNRFVFSPINLNLSEKGQVCQADLDFFSARAHSAPMTITGGVYVCKSGSLFKYGHSIENDSDIEGLAKLAKAIKSKGSIAILQLIHAGSHSVSKIEKDGFCYGPSAEKRNYPVKYKVFRLTQKQIQKIVSQYADACLRAIKAGFDGVEISSAQKLLPQEFFSHYTNKRNDKYGCQNIENRSRFLVEILEKVQKTILKSKNPNFLLGYRATPEERRGDNLGYTVENFLDFLDLIEKRGIKISYLAIAGWGFDVFRDKVRSKSNNFNRLISDVVYEKLQGKIPVIASGSINSLEKTVEAIQFSDFVGISSAFVPDPDFVEKIEKNQPIKLSLEPEEFEKLKISKNAFKEIGHYFEYGKSLPENARKTILNNSKKPE is encoded by the coding sequence ATGAAAAACAAACTTTTTAAACCGTATCAAATTGGTAATTTCACATTAAAAAACCGATTTGTTTTTAGCCCAATTAATCTTAATCTTTCTGAAAAGGGCCAAGTTTGCCAAGCAGATTTAGATTTTTTTAGTGCTAGAGCTCATAGTGCGCCAATGACAATTACAGGCGGAGTTTATGTTTGTAAATCAGGTAGTTTGTTCAAATATGGTCATAGTATCGAAAATGACAGCGATATTGAAGGTCTAGCAAAACTTGCAAAAGCAATAAAATCAAAGGGAAGTATCGCAATTTTGCAATTAATTCATGCTGGTTCTCACTCTGTTTCAAAAATTGAAAAAGATGGTTTTTGCTATGGGCCTAGTGCTGAAAAGCGAAATTATCCTGTAAAATACAAGGTTTTTCGTCTTACACAAAAACAAATTCAAAAAATTGTTAGCCAATATGCAGATGCTTGTCTAAGGGCAATTAAGGCTGGTTTTGATGGGGTTGAAATTTCTTCAGCCCAAAAATTATTACCGCAAGAATTTTTCTCACATTATACTAACAAGCGAAATGATAAATATGGCTGTCAAAATATTGAAAATAGATCTCGGTTTTTAGTAGAAATATTAGAAAAGGTACAAAAAACTATTTTAAAATCAAAAAATCCTAATTTTTTGTTAGGTTACCGGGCAACACCTGAGGAACGAAGAGGCGATAATTTAGGTTACACAGTCGAAAATTTCCTAGATTTCTTAGATTTAATCGAAAAAAGGGGGATAAAAATTTCTTACCTTGCAATTGCCGGTTGGGGTTTTGACGTTTTTCGTGACAAAGTTCGTTCAAAATCAAATAATTTTAACCGCTTAATTTCCGATGTAGTTTATGAAAAATTACAAGGAAAAATCCCGGTTATCGCTAGTGGTTCAATAAATTCCTTAGAAAAAACAGTCGAAGCTATTCAATTTTCTGATTTTGTCGGAATTTCCTCAGCATTTGTACCTGATCCTGATTTTGTTGAAAAAATTGAGAAAAATCAGCCAATAAAATTAAGTCTCGAACCAGAAGAATTTGAAAAATTAAAAATAAGTAAAAATGCCTTTAAGGAAATTGGCCATTACTTTGAATATGGCAAATCTTTGCCTGAAAATGCTCGAAAAACTATTTTAAATAATTCAAAAAAACCAGAATAA
- a CDS encoding deacetylase SIR2 yields MNLRTFSILDQAIEIKKILDSADAIVVGVGSGLTSADGNNYYGSKFSDKFKDFIEKYHFLDMLQASLYDFGSWEVYWAFHSRFAKVNFLDLKESESFLNLKKILENKNFFIITTNSDSFFEKSGFDNQKIFYIQGKYNLMQCSKMCKNFLYQDDELILKMVQNQKNMKVDYNLLPKCPECNAFLEINKRISFKGMVEDQNFDNQKANYNNFIEQNKDKNLVFLEIGVGFTTPQLIKLPFQEMTKKFKNAKYLVINQKKYRTNKDILEKSYFFHEDIKLLLQKITEQE; encoded by the coding sequence ATGAACTTGAGGACTTTTAGTATACTAGATCAAGCGATAGAAATTAAGAAAATCCTTGATTCAGCTGATGCAATTGTTGTTGGAGTTGGTTCAGGACTAACAAGTGCAGATGGAAATAATTATTATGGATCAAAATTCAGTGATAAGTTTAAAGATTTTATCGAAAAATACCATTTTTTAGATATGCTTCAAGCTTCGCTTTATGATTTTGGATCATGAGAAGTATACTGAGCTTTTCATAGTAGATTTGCAAAAGTTAATTTTTTAGATCTTAAAGAATCAGAAAGTTTTTTGAATTTGAAAAAAATTTTAGAAAATAAGAATTTTTTTATAATAACCACAAATTCTGATAGTTTTTTTGAAAAATCAGGATTTGACAATCAAAAAATTTTTTACATCCAGGGTAAATATAATTTAATGCAGTGCTCAAAAATGTGTAAAAATTTTTTATACCAAGATGATGAATTGATTCTAAAAATGGTACAAAATCAAAAAAATATGAAGGTTGACTATAATTTATTGCCAAAATGCCCAGAATGTAATGCCTTTTTAGAAATAAACAAAAGAATTTCGTTTAAAGGAATGGTAGAAGACCAAAACTTCGACAACCAAAAAGCAAATTACAATAATTTTATTGAACAAAATAAAGATAAAAACTTAGTTTTTCTTGAAATAGGGGTTGGATTTACGACCCCGCAATTAATTAAATTGCCGTTTCAAGAGATGACAAAAAAATTCAAAAATGCAAAATATCTAGTTATAAATCAGAAAAAATACCGTACTAACAAGGATATTCTTGAAAAATCCTATTTTTTTCATGAGGATATTAAATTACTTCTACAAAAAATAACAGAACAGGAATAA
- a CDS encoding glycine cleavage system protein H — protein sequence MKKIANFLIIEQKNEIFTIYLTAELQDDLGTIGFLKFTNKKQLEKDDVVAKIEASKTVFSIKTPLKCRIIELNQLAEKDPKILNSHESDKNWLFKAKDIDQSEFDELEDF from the coding sequence ATGAAAAAAATTGCTAATTTCTTGATAATTGAACAAAAAAATGAAATTTTTACTATCTATTTAACGGCCGAATTACAAGATGATCTTGGAACAATCGGATTTTTAAAATTTACTAATAAAAAACAACTAGAAAAAGATGATGTTGTCGCTAAAATTGAAGCATCAAAAACTGTTTTTTCAATAAAAACACCCTTAAAATGTAGAATTATTGAACTTAATCAATTAGCTGAAAAGGATCCAAAAATTTTGAATTCGCATGAGTCAGATAAAAATTGACTTTTTAAAGCAAAAGATATAGACCAAAGTGAATTTGATGAACTTGAGGACTTTTAG